A region from the Mycobacteriales bacterium genome encodes:
- a CDS encoding radical SAM protein, with the protein MTRIAVSGGVYSNPYALRAFVADARARGAERLFNLGDLGGYGAEPDAVWPILLDEGIECIAGNYDVAIGRGDTECGCGYTDPRDNEFAQLMYDYTLAHTSRDYAQWMTTLDTERRLEVDGVSIHLVHGSTLALNDFWWESLDDLQHTLRVQESGADLVMCTHSGLPWQKQVGDTLVVNVGVLGRPANDGGRHVWYALVDLEDGKATAELVPLEYDWEAQAASMRAGGLPEAFVETVETGWWTTCLEVVPPAERSRGRYQLYRSALPDSFDQEQVSWADAPEVVDDGLPVVPLFGSALFPPRLWLYTNFHCNLACSYCSVASSPQARRRSVSLERVKMLVDEAVAEGFTEVYMTGGEPFLEPDIVDMVLYATEQLDVVLLTNGMLYQGYRLEQLKRLAGRERLVLQTSIDAASPAGHDVNRGEGSWQKAMDGLRLAKDLGLPVRVGMTSTPDNEHEVEPLRALLADMGITGKDFAVRPLVARGVSTTGAEIADTNTVPELAVTADGVHWHPAGADVGTSPDMLLARHPSVDEWVPLAEAKRLAVERFLVLRRNDGSLPLVYNCAV; encoded by the coding sequence ATGACCCGGATCGCCGTCAGCGGTGGTGTCTACTCCAACCCCTACGCGCTGCGCGCCTTCGTCGCCGATGCCCGCGCCCGCGGCGCCGAGCGGCTGTTCAACCTCGGCGACCTCGGGGGCTACGGCGCCGAGCCCGACGCGGTCTGGCCGATCCTGCTCGACGAGGGCATCGAGTGCATCGCCGGCAACTACGACGTCGCGATCGGCCGCGGCGACACCGAGTGCGGCTGCGGCTACACCGACCCGCGCGACAACGAGTTCGCGCAGCTGATGTACGACTACACCCTCGCCCACACCAGCCGCGACTACGCGCAGTGGATGACGACCCTCGACACCGAGCGCCGGCTCGAGGTCGACGGCGTGTCGATCCACCTGGTCCACGGCTCGACGCTGGCCCTCAACGACTTCTGGTGGGAGTCGCTCGACGACCTGCAGCACACGCTGCGCGTGCAGGAGTCCGGCGCGGACCTCGTCATGTGCACCCACTCCGGGCTGCCGTGGCAGAAGCAGGTCGGCGACACCCTCGTCGTCAACGTCGGCGTGCTGGGCCGGCCGGCCAACGACGGTGGCCGCCACGTCTGGTACGCCCTGGTCGACCTCGAGGACGGCAAGGCCACCGCCGAGCTGGTCCCGCTGGAGTACGACTGGGAGGCCCAGGCCGCGTCGATGCGCGCCGGCGGCCTGCCCGAGGCCTTCGTCGAGACCGTCGAGACCGGCTGGTGGACCACCTGCCTCGAGGTCGTCCCGCCTGCCGAGCGGTCACGTGGCCGCTACCAGCTCTACCGCTCGGCGCTGCCGGACTCCTTCGACCAGGAGCAGGTCAGCTGGGCCGACGCGCCCGAAGTCGTCGACGACGGCCTGCCGGTGGTGCCGCTGTTCGGCTCGGCGCTGTTCCCGCCGCGTCTGTGGCTCTACACCAACTTCCACTGCAACCTCGCCTGCTCCTACTGCAGCGTGGCGAGCAGCCCGCAGGCCCGGCGCCGGTCGGTGTCGCTGGAGCGGGTGAAGATGCTCGTCGACGAGGCCGTCGCCGAGGGCTTCACCGAGGTCTACATGACCGGTGGCGAGCCCTTCCTCGAGCCCGACATCGTCGACATGGTCCTCTACGCGACCGAGCAGCTCGACGTCGTGCTGCTCACCAACGGCATGCTCTACCAGGGCTACCGCCTCGAGCAGCTCAAGCGCCTCGCCGGTCGCGAGCGTCTGGTGCTGCAGACGTCCATCGACGCCGCGTCGCCTGCGGGTCACGACGTCAACCGGGGCGAGGGGTCCTGGCAGAAGGCCATGGACGGGCTGCGCCTCGCCAAGGACCTCGGCCTGCCCGTGCGGGTCGGCATGACGTCCACGCCCGACAACGAGCACGAGGTCGAGCCGCTGCGCGCGCTGCTCGCCGACATGGGCATCACCGGCAAGGACTTCGCGGTCCGGCCGCTCGTCGCCCGTGGCGTGTCCACCACGGGTGCCGAGATCGCCGACACCAACACCGTGCCCGAGCTCGCCGTCACCGCCGACGGCGTCCACTGGCACCCGGCTGGTGCCGACGTCGGCACCAGCCCGGACATGCTGCTCGCCCGGCACCCCTCGGTCGACGAGTGGGTGCCGCTGGCCGAGGCCAAGCGGCTCGCCGTGGAGCGCTTCCTCGTCCTCCGTCGCAACGACGGATCCCTCCCGCTCGTCTACAACTGCGCCGTCTGA
- a CDS encoding aminobutyraldehyde dehydrogenase: MLHHFYDGARQAPRSDLTTRVVDPSDGLPYDDAPVAGQEDLDEAFASAAAAFPGWKRTTPAARSLALLRLADALEARTEELVEAECRNTGKPVAQMRAEVPHIVDVIRFSAGASRVPDGLAAGEYAEGHTSVLRREPLGVIAQITPWNYPLMMATWKWAPAVAAGNTVVLKSAETTPVTPLMLAEIAAEHLPPGVLNVVCGDRGTGQLMVEHPVPAMVALTGSVRAGREVMAAAAGGLKRLHLELGGKAPVLVFDDADLDVTVAGLRDIGYYNAGQSCTAATKVLVTRGVHDELVRRLAAEARALPVGPEGYVGALNNADQLARVSGLVDRRGPHSSLVAGGQPLPGTGYYFAPTVIAGVRPDDELAQVEVFGPVVTVTAVDDEESALRVANDTPYGLAASVWTTSTARAHRCAAALDFGAVWVNCHSVLATEMPHGGYASSGWGSDLSAYSLRDYTRVKHVVTRLAD, from the coding sequence GTGCTGCACCACTTCTACGACGGGGCCCGGCAGGCGCCGCGCTCGGACCTGACGACCCGCGTCGTCGACCCCTCCGACGGGCTCCCCTACGACGACGCGCCGGTCGCCGGCCAGGAGGACCTCGACGAGGCCTTCGCGAGCGCGGCCGCGGCCTTCCCCGGCTGGAAGCGCACGACCCCCGCCGCCCGGTCGCTCGCGCTGCTCCGCCTCGCCGACGCGCTCGAGGCCCGCACCGAGGAGCTCGTCGAGGCCGAGTGCCGCAACACCGGCAAGCCGGTCGCGCAGATGCGCGCCGAGGTTCCCCACATCGTCGACGTCATCCGCTTCAGCGCCGGGGCGAGCCGCGTCCCGGACGGCCTCGCCGCCGGGGAGTACGCCGAAGGCCACACCTCCGTGCTGCGCCGTGAGCCGCTCGGCGTGATCGCCCAGATCACCCCGTGGAACTACCCGCTGATGATGGCGACCTGGAAGTGGGCGCCGGCCGTCGCGGCCGGCAACACCGTCGTGCTGAAGTCGGCGGAGACCACCCCGGTCACCCCGCTGATGCTCGCCGAGATCGCCGCCGAGCACCTGCCGCCCGGCGTCCTCAACGTCGTCTGCGGCGACCGCGGCACCGGACAGCTGATGGTCGAGCACCCTGTCCCCGCGATGGTGGCCCTGACCGGCTCGGTGCGCGCCGGCCGCGAGGTCATGGCGGCCGCGGCCGGCGGCCTCAAGCGGCTGCACCTCGAGCTCGGCGGCAAGGCCCCTGTGCTCGTCTTCGACGACGCCGACCTCGACGTCACGGTCGCGGGCCTGCGCGACATCGGCTACTACAACGCCGGCCAGTCCTGCACCGCCGCGACCAAGGTGCTGGTCACCCGTGGCGTCCACGACGAGCTCGTACGCCGGCTGGCCGCCGAGGCGCGGGCCCTGCCGGTCGGGCCGGAGGGCTACGTCGGGGCGCTCAACAACGCCGACCAGCTCGCGCGGGTGAGCGGCCTGGTCGACCGCCGCGGCCCGCACTCCTCCCTCGTCGCGGGCGGCCAGCCGCTGCCCGGCACCGGCTACTACTTCGCCCCGACCGTCATCGCCGGGGTCCGTCCCGACGACGAGCTCGCCCAGGTGGAGGTCTTCGGCCCGGTCGTGACGGTGACGGCCGTCGACGACGAGGAGAGCGCCCTGCGGGTCGCCAACGACACCCCCTACGGCCTGGCCGCGAGCGTCTGGACGACCTCGACCGCCCGCGCCCACCGCTGCGCCGCCGCGCTCGACTTCGGGGCCGTGTGGGTCAACTGCCACTCCGTCCTCGCGACGGAGATGCCGCACGGCGGCTACGCGAGCAGCGGCTGGGGCAGCGACCTGTCGGCGTACTCCCTGCGTGACTACACCCGGGTCAAGCACGTCGTCACCCGGCTGGCCGACTGA
- a CDS encoding AMP-binding protein, with protein MQAPDTDGLVLHDVDDRPGDPVVVETWLGAPALSYARRPATVLDVLDRAVRRWPDRTAFVDGDEVVSYAAFADRVETAAAALLARGLVPGDAVAVAAGNSLDLATLLFACARAELVMVGLNTRLAPPQWDYMVEHMQVRLVLAEPRFPLPGALPLAEVLREADPQPWSYDRTDQPKESSTYAVVFTSGTTGRPKASQVVHRASVHSAMSYQRVLQLGPDDVTAVLFPMYYISAMHAHVLPAMLAGASCVLVDTQSPRDYVALLREHRVSWAYAVPSWWRLCLRVEAFRDLPSLTRLAAGGAPFPTDLVDELRARLPRVRLHDVYGLSETHSPGCIATDDVVRAHPGSVGRTLPCMEAEVRDDDGRVLPAGEPGQLWLRGSLVTTGYGRDPEATAAAIVDGWFDTGDVARLDADGHVYVLDRTKDMINRGGTKVFSAEVEELLRRHPAIDDAAVVGVPDALGGEAVAAFVVAAGPLTAAEVRAWVREGMADYAAPKVVELVDALPRNAVGKTDKQSLRARLTS; from the coding sequence ATGCAAGCGCCAGACACGGACGGCCTCGTCCTCCACGACGTCGACGACCGGCCGGGGGACCCGGTCGTCGTCGAGACCTGGCTCGGGGCGCCGGCGCTGTCCTACGCGCGCCGGCCGGCCACCGTCCTCGACGTGCTCGACCGGGCGGTCCGCCGCTGGCCGGACCGGACCGCCTTCGTCGACGGTGACGAGGTCGTCTCCTACGCCGCCTTCGCCGACCGGGTCGAGACCGCGGCCGCCGCGCTGCTGGCCCGCGGGCTCGTGCCCGGCGACGCCGTCGCGGTCGCCGCCGGCAACTCCCTCGACCTCGCGACCCTGCTCTTCGCGTGCGCCCGCGCCGAGCTGGTGATGGTCGGGCTCAACACCCGGCTCGCCCCGCCGCAGTGGGACTACATGGTCGAGCACATGCAGGTCCGGCTGGTGCTGGCCGAGCCTCGCTTCCCGCTGCCCGGCGCGCTCCCACTGGCCGAGGTGCTGCGCGAGGCCGACCCGCAGCCCTGGTCCTACGACAGGACTGACCAGCCCAAGGAGTCCTCGACGTACGCCGTGGTCTTCACCTCGGGGACGACCGGTCGGCCGAAGGCCAGCCAGGTCGTCCACCGCGCGTCGGTGCACTCGGCGATGAGCTACCAGCGGGTGCTGCAGCTCGGGCCCGACGACGTGACGGCCGTGCTGTTCCCGATGTACTACATCTCGGCGATGCACGCCCACGTGCTGCCGGCGATGCTGGCCGGCGCGAGCTGCGTGCTCGTCGACACCCAGTCCCCGCGCGACTACGTCGCCCTGCTGCGCGAGCACCGGGTGTCCTGGGCCTACGCCGTGCCGTCGTGGTGGCGGCTGTGCCTGCGGGTCGAGGCCTTCCGCGACCTGCCGTCGCTCACGCGCCTCGCCGCGGGCGGTGCGCCGTTCCCGACCGACCTCGTCGACGAGCTGCGGGCGCGACTGCCCAGGGTGCGGCTGCACGACGTCTACGGGCTGTCCGAGACGCACTCCCCCGGCTGCATCGCGACCGACGACGTCGTGCGCGCGCACCCCGGCTCGGTCGGGCGGACGCTGCCCTGCATGGAGGCGGAGGTCCGCGACGACGACGGCCGCGTCCTGCCGGCCGGCGAGCCGGGACAGCTGTGGCTGCGCGGGTCGCTGGTGACGACCGGCTACGGCCGCGACCCCGAGGCGACGGCGGCCGCGATCGTCGACGGGTGGTTCGACACCGGTGACGTCGCGCGGCTCGACGCCGACGGCCACGTCTACGTGCTCGACCGCACCAAAGACATGATCAACCGGGGCGGCACGAAGGTCTTCAGCGCGGAGGTCGAGGAGCTGCTGCGCCGACACCCGGCGATCGACGACGCCGCGGTCGTGGGGGTCCCGGACGCACTCGGCGGTGAGGCGGTCGCGGCGTTCGTGGTGGCGGCCGGTCCGCTGACCGCCGCCGAGGTGCGGGCCTGGGTGCGGGAGGGGATGGCCGACTACGCCGCACCCAAGGTCGTCGAGCTCGTCGACGCGCTGCCCCGCAACGCCGTCGGCAAGACCGACAAGCAGTCCCTGCGCGCTCGCCTAACCTCGTGA
- a CDS encoding CopG family transcriptional regulator, with the protein MTVKTSVYLDDRDKAALARLAQSSGTSEAELLRRGVRLVLEQAAAPRPHLALGASTDGRSAADSDDLLALHGFGE; encoded by the coding sequence GTGACCGTGAAGACGAGCGTCTACCTCGATGACCGTGACAAGGCTGCGCTCGCGCGTCTTGCCCAGTCCTCGGGCACCAGCGAGGCCGAGCTGCTCCGTCGTGGGGTCCGGCTCGTCCTCGAGCAGGCAGCCGCGCCGCGCCCACACCTCGCACTGGGCGCCAGCACCGACGGCAGGTCCGCTGCCGACAGCGACGATCTGCTCGCCCTTCACGGCTTCGGGGAGTGA
- a CDS encoding PIN domain-containing protein yields the protein MSPLVCDTSGILAALDTADPAHEPCRAVLQTWSGALVLSPLVLAELDFLVRARLGADVARRVADDVAAGAYRLEALGAEDVARCVAVDRSHRDLGVGLADASVVVLAERVATNALLTLDERHFRVLRPLGGGSFRLLPADA from the coding sequence GTGAGCCCGCTCGTCTGCGACACGAGCGGGATCCTCGCGGCGCTCGACACCGCCGACCCGGCGCACGAGCCGTGCCGGGCCGTGCTCCAGACGTGGTCGGGCGCGCTCGTGCTAAGCCCCTTGGTGCTCGCCGAGCTGGACTTTCTCGTCCGGGCGCGGCTGGGAGCCGACGTGGCGCGTCGCGTCGCCGACGACGTCGCTGCGGGTGCCTACCGGCTCGAGGCACTCGGTGCCGAGGACGTCGCGCGCTGTGTCGCGGTGGACCGCTCGCACCGCGACCTGGGCGTCGGCCTCGCAGACGCGAGTGTCGTGGTGCTGGCTGAGCGGGTCGCGACCAACGCGCTGCTGACCCTCGACGAGCGGCATTTCCGGGTGCTGCGCCCGTTAGGCGGGGGGTCGTTCCGACTGCTTCCCGCTGATGCGTGA
- a CDS encoding N-acetyltransferase family protein — protein sequence MIRDLLPGDWPAVARVYAAGLAGGDASFATTVPDWADWDASHLASPRLVAADPEVVGWAALAPVSDRCAYAGVAEVSVYVDPSAHGRGVGTALLSQLVSRSEADGLWTLQSGVLAENTASLALHTCCGFRVVGTRERLGRDATGRWRDVVLLERRSSAS from the coding sequence GTGATCCGGGACCTGCTGCCGGGCGACTGGCCGGCCGTCGCCCGGGTCTACGCCGCGGGCCTCGCCGGCGGTGACGCGTCCTTTGCCACAACCGTCCCCGACTGGGCCGACTGGGACGCCTCGCACCTCGCGTCACCGCGACTGGTGGCGGCCGACCCCGAGGTCGTCGGCTGGGCCGCGCTGGCACCGGTCAGCGACCGCTGCGCCTACGCCGGTGTCGCCGAGGTCAGCGTCTACGTCGACCCGTCAGCCCACGGCCGGGGCGTGGGCACCGCGCTGCTCTCGCAGCTGGTGTCCCGGTCCGAGGCCGACGGGCTCTGGACCCTGCAGTCCGGCGTCCTGGCCGAGAACACCGCGTCGCTCGCCCTGCACACCTGCTGCGGCTTCCGCGTCGTCGGCACCCGCGAGCGGCTCGGCCGCGACGCCACCGGCCGCTGGCGCGACGTCGTCCTGCTCGAGCGCCGCAGCTCCGCGTCCTAA
- a CDS encoding bile acid:sodium symporter codes for MLVDALVVLLLVSGMLATGTVLDRDLVAARARDLRVLLPALAANLVTVPLAALVACEALDLEGPVRLGVLLAAASPGGGTGALLSLQARGDAAHAVVLQGVLAVSALVVTPLWVGGSTDGIPLAPVVGGLLLLQLAPLLLGAWLRAHRPAVAARLHPRARRVADTALLVLVVGLLVTELDQLDRTGTGGSRRWRWSWPSR; via the coding sequence GTGCTCGTCGACGCCCTGGTGGTCCTGCTGCTCGTGAGCGGGATGCTCGCGACCGGGACCGTCCTGGACCGCGACCTCGTCGCCGCTCGGGCCCGGGACCTGCGGGTGCTGCTGCCCGCCCTGGCGGCCAACCTTGTCACCGTCCCGCTCGCGGCCCTGGTCGCGTGCGAGGCCCTCGACCTCGAGGGCCCGGTGCGGCTCGGGGTCCTGCTCGCCGCAGCCAGCCCTGGAGGTGGCACCGGAGCGCTGCTGTCGCTGCAGGCCCGCGGCGACGCCGCCCACGCGGTGGTCCTGCAGGGGGTCCTCGCGGTGTCGGCGCTGGTCGTCACGCCGCTGTGGGTCGGGGGCTCCACCGACGGCATCCCGCTGGCGCCGGTCGTCGGCGGCCTGCTGCTGCTCCAGCTCGCACCACTGCTGCTCGGCGCGTGGCTGCGGGCCCACCGACCCGCTGTCGCCGCGCGCCTGCACCCCCGGGCCCGCCGGGTCGCCGACACCGCACTGCTCGTCCTCGTCGTGGGTCTGCTCGTCACCGAGCTCGACCAGCTCGACCGTACCGGCACCGGGGGCTCACGGCGATGGCGCTGGTCGTGGCCTTCTCGCTGA
- a CDS encoding TetR family transcriptional regulator translates to MSDTRAALLDAAADAVLHGDWARTRMADVARAAGVSRQTLYYEFGTKDALAEALALREAERYMTGAEAAMVDHDGSPAEAIGAATEFTLREAASNPLLKAVLTDSRMEGAGAMLPYLTTRADGILTAVRERIAAYCSSHWPDLPVDEVDLVADTVVRLTVSHLVLPGARPDQTATSIAHLVDRLLPSGRTAR, encoded by the coding sequence GTGAGCGACACCCGGGCGGCACTCCTCGACGCGGCGGCCGATGCCGTCCTGCACGGCGACTGGGCGCGCACCCGGATGGCCGACGTCGCCCGCGCCGCCGGGGTCTCGCGCCAGACGCTCTACTACGAGTTCGGCACCAAGGACGCCCTCGCCGAGGCGCTCGCGCTGCGCGAGGCGGAGCGCTACATGACCGGCGCAGAGGCCGCAATGGTCGACCACGACGGCTCGCCCGCGGAGGCGATCGGCGCGGCCACCGAGTTCACCCTGCGCGAGGCCGCGAGCAACCCGCTGCTCAAGGCGGTGCTCACCGACAGCCGGATGGAGGGGGCCGGCGCGATGCTGCCCTACCTCACGACCCGCGCCGACGGCATCCTCACGGCGGTGCGTGAGCGCATCGCGGCGTACTGCTCCTCGCACTGGCCGGACCTGCCCGTCGACGAGGTCGACCTCGTCGCGGACACGGTCGTGCGCCTCACCGTCTCCCACCTCGTGCTGCCGGGTGCCCGACCTGACCAGACCGCCACCTCCATCGCCCACCTCGTCGACCGACTGCTGCCCTCCGGAAGGACCGCCAGATGA
- a CDS encoding ferritin-like domain-containing protein, with protein sequence MSTHELYTMPAELSTWDVEAHGAARFTWEYDDQRDQLLRLYQKGKDKQWDQVHRIDWSEQVDPYDLLGMPEEAISIHGTPMWDKHFAKDQKAKDELGLHLGAWQFSQFLHGEQGAMICSARIVESVPDLDSKFYAATQTMDEARHAETYARFLQEKVGLLYPINPHLKALLDDTLSDSRWDMPYLGMQVLIEGLALAAFGLLRDMTTKPLPKQILAYVMQDEARHVAFGRIALRDYYAQLTSAELAEREEFVVEGCYLMRDRFRQQEVWENMGLDVEACLEAVSQAPYFQAYQSLLFQRIVPCVKDIGLWSDKVQKAYADMGVLDMEGIDLDALMKNDEDTAELIDAEKREMAARKGQVDQVIALAD encoded by the coding sequence ATGAGCACCCACGAGCTCTACACGATGCCCGCCGAGCTCTCGACCTGGGACGTCGAGGCGCACGGTGCCGCGCGCTTCACCTGGGAGTACGACGACCAGCGCGACCAGCTGCTGCGGCTCTACCAGAAGGGCAAGGACAAGCAGTGGGACCAGGTGCACCGCATCGACTGGTCCGAGCAGGTCGACCCCTATGACCTGCTGGGCATGCCGGAGGAGGCCATCTCCATCCACGGCACCCCCATGTGGGACAAGCACTTCGCCAAGGACCAGAAGGCCAAGGACGAGCTCGGCCTGCACCTCGGGGCGTGGCAGTTCAGCCAGTTCCTGCACGGTGAGCAGGGCGCGATGATCTGCTCCGCGCGCATCGTGGAGTCGGTGCCGGACCTCGACTCGAAGTTCTACGCCGCGACGCAGACCATGGACGAGGCGCGCCACGCCGAGACCTACGCCCGCTTCCTGCAGGAGAAGGTCGGGCTGCTCTACCCGATCAACCCGCACCTCAAGGCGCTGCTCGACGACACGCTGTCCGACAGCCGCTGGGACATGCCCTACCTCGGGATGCAGGTCCTCATCGAGGGCCTCGCGCTGGCCGCCTTCGGTCTGCTGCGCGACATGACGACCAAGCCCCTGCCCAAGCAGATCCTTGCCTACGTCATGCAGGACGAGGCGCGCCACGTCGCCTTCGGCCGGATCGCCCTGCGCGACTACTACGCGCAGCTCACGTCGGCCGAGCTGGCCGAGCGCGAGGAGTTCGTCGTCGAGGGCTGCTACCTCATGCGCGACCGCTTCCGGCAGCAGGAGGTCTGGGAGAACATGGGCCTCGACGTCGAGGCCTGCCTCGAGGCGGTCTCGCAGGCGCCCTACTTCCAGGCCTACCAGTCGCTGCTCTTCCAGCGGATCGTGCCGTGCGTCAAGGACATCGGGCTGTGGTCGGACAAGGTCCAGAAGGCCTACGCCGACATGGGCGTGCTCGACATGGAGGGCATCGACCTCGACGCCCTCATGAAGAACGACGAGGACACCGCCGAGCTCATCGACGCCGAGAAGCGCGAGATGGCCGCCCGCAAGGGCCAGGTCGACCAGGTGATCGCGCTCGCGGACTGA
- a CDS encoding NUDIX hydrolase — MEWTVHGERSVYDSDWVSLRLTDVEIPGMRRFEHHVVRVPFPAVGVVVHDEARGVLLLWRHRFITGTWGYEVPAGRVEAGETLEEAAVREVREETGWVPTGLRLMHAFHPTNGLSDHRFVLFLADGAEQVGEPEHPEESERVEWLPAEEVVARLRAGEVLDGLSLAALLWWTAFERAGPSPAR; from the coding sequence GTGGAGTGGACGGTGCACGGCGAGCGCTCGGTCTACGACAGCGACTGGGTGTCGCTGCGGCTCACCGACGTCGAGATCCCCGGGATGCGGCGCTTCGAGCATCACGTCGTGCGGGTGCCTTTCCCGGCGGTGGGCGTGGTCGTCCACGACGAGGCCCGCGGCGTGCTGCTGCTGTGGCGGCACCGCTTCATCACGGGCACGTGGGGCTACGAGGTGCCGGCCGGTCGCGTCGAGGCGGGAGAGACCCTCGAGGAGGCGGCGGTGCGCGAGGTCCGCGAGGAGACCGGCTGGGTCCCCACGGGCCTGCGCCTGATGCACGCCTTCCACCCGACCAACGGGCTGTCCGACCACCGCTTCGTGCTCTTCCTCGCCGACGGCGCCGAGCAGGTCGGCGAGCCCGAGCACCCGGAGGAGTCGGAGCGGGTCGAGTGGCTGCCGGCCGAGGAGGTGGTGGCCCGGCTGCGCGCAGGTGAGGTCCTCGACGGGCTCAGCCTGGCGGCCCTGCTGTGGTGGACGGCCTTCGAGCGCGCAGGCCCCTCGCCTGCGCGGTGA
- a CDS encoding glycosyltransferase, which yields MTPVSAVLATRNRLDHLPRALDEVLTTGVGQVVVVDDSSTDGTWAWLTARAATEPRLTVLQNPGPRGIAARAAGVRAAAYPLLLMLDDDSWPDPGALELLVAHLAASPGTAVVGGLVRDVDPTGAVSADHGPGTFDWWLRVSAPFFFPACGALARREAVLAVGSWQDRYGHGGVLELDLTLRLRDAGWSVDYLPAASFTHMKAPVARPDDGQMLALRVRNGRWYAYLNAPGPLPWTRSLAPLLVDLVLGLVKGHPGAVTTGLRRAWTDRATVTGGRRPVAAATWRAVERPRARRHLELLTAQARGLRARRPSTTAGPPG from the coding sequence GTGACCCCGGTGAGCGCGGTGCTCGCGACCCGCAACCGGCTCGACCACCTGCCGCGCGCTCTCGACGAGGTCCTGACCACGGGCGTCGGGCAGGTCGTCGTCGTCGACGACTCCTCCACGGACGGCACGTGGGCGTGGCTGACCGCCCGCGCCGCGACCGAGCCCCGACTCACCGTCCTGCAGAACCCCGGCCCGCGCGGGATCGCCGCACGCGCAGCAGGGGTGCGCGCTGCGGCGTACCCCCTGCTCCTCATGCTCGACGACGACTCGTGGCCCGACCCCGGCGCCCTCGAGCTGCTCGTCGCCCACCTGGCCGCGTCTCCCGGGACCGCGGTGGTCGGCGGGCTCGTGCGCGACGTCGACCCGACCGGCGCCGTGTCGGCGGACCACGGGCCCGGGACCTTCGACTGGTGGCTGCGGGTGTCCGCGCCGTTCTTCTTCCCGGCCTGCGGCGCGCTCGCCCGGCGCGAGGCGGTGCTCGCGGTGGGTTCCTGGCAGGACCGCTACGGCCACGGCGGGGTGCTTGAGCTCGACCTGACCCTGCGACTGCGTGATGCCGGCTGGTCGGTGGACTACCTGCCTGCCGCGTCCTTCACCCACATGAAGGCGCCCGTCGCGCGACCCGACGACGGGCAGATGCTGGCGCTGCGGGTGCGCAACGGGCGGTGGTACGCCTACCTCAACGCGCCCGGTCCGCTGCCGTGGACGAGATCGCTCGCGCCGCTGCTCGTCGACCTCGTGCTGGGTCTGGTGAAGGGCCACCCGGGCGCGGTGACGACCGGCCTACGGCGGGCCTGGACCGACCGTGCGACCGTCACCGGCGGTCGCCGACCGGTGGCAGCGGCGACCTGGCGGGCGGTCGAGCGCCCGCGGGCCCGTCGGCACCTGGAGCTGCTCACCGCGCAGGCGAGGGGCCTGCGCGCTCGAAGGCCGTCCACCACAGCAGGGCCGCCAGGCTGA
- the rsgA gene encoding ribosome small subunit-dependent GTPase A, translating into MSPRELDEDDVRIRPGKGSRPRTRTRPKHESASGASVVTVDRGRYRLRTDDDVLVTAVRARELGRRAVVVGDRVGVVGDLSGGPDALCRVVRVEERTSLLRRTPDDTDPIERPVVANADLLVVVTALADPVPRPRLVDRCLVAAYDGGLEPLLCLTKSDLADPAELLALYTPLGVRAVVTGPGDKDAGVDELRALLAGRVSVLFGQSGVGKSTLVNRLVPDAFRAVGDVTGVGKGRHTSSSAVALPLPGGGTVVDTPGVRSFGLGAVTPAGVLAAFPDLAEEAELCPPGCAHRTGATGCALDALVAGGGATGARLVSLRRLLDALGGTDQAETDDVPR; encoded by the coding sequence ATGAGCCCGAGAGAGCTCGACGAGGACGACGTCCGCATCCGGCCCGGCAAGGGCTCGCGGCCACGCACCCGCACCCGCCCCAAGCACGAGAGCGCCTCAGGTGCGAGCGTCGTGACCGTCGACCGCGGGCGCTACCGCCTGCGCACCGACGACGACGTCCTCGTCACCGCCGTGCGGGCCCGCGAGCTCGGCCGACGGGCTGTGGTCGTCGGGGACCGCGTCGGCGTCGTGGGCGACCTGTCCGGCGGGCCCGACGCCCTGTGCCGGGTCGTGCGGGTCGAGGAGCGCACCTCGCTGCTGCGCCGCACCCCCGACGACACCGACCCGATCGAGCGGCCGGTCGTCGCGAACGCCGACCTGCTCGTCGTCGTCACCGCCCTGGCCGACCCGGTGCCACGGCCACGCCTGGTCGACCGCTGCCTCGTCGCGGCCTACGACGGGGGCCTCGAACCCCTGCTGTGCCTCACGAAGTCGGACCTGGCCGACCCCGCCGAGCTGCTCGCGCTCTACACGCCGCTCGGGGTGCGGGCCGTGGTGACCGGCCCGGGCGACAAGGACGCGGGGGTCGACGAGCTGCGGGCGCTGCTCGCCGGCCGGGTCTCGGTGCTGTTCGGGCAGTCGGGCGTCGGGAAGTCGACGCTGGTCAACCGGCTGGTGCCCGATGCCTTCCGGGCCGTGGGCGACGTGACCGGCGTCGGCAAGGGCCGCCACACCTCGTCGTCCGCTGTGGCGCTCCCCCTGCCCGGTGGCGGCACCGTCGTCGACACCCCGGGCGTGCGGTCGTTCGGCCTCGGCGCGGTCACCCCGGCCGGCGTCCTCGCGGCCTTCCCCGACCTCGCCGAGGAGGCCGAGCTCTGCCCGCCCGGGTGCGCGCACCGCACGGGCGCGACCGGCTGCGCCCTCGACGCCCTCGTCGCCGGAGGCGGCGCGACCGGCGCGCGGCTGGTGTCGCTGCGGCGGCTGCTCGACGCCCTCGGCGGCACGGACCAGGCCGAGACCGACGACGTGCCCCGGTGA